The Streptomyces sp. NBC_01237 genomic interval CGGAGGAGGGCTTCCGCCGCACGCTGGTCTTCCACCACATGGTGAAGGAAGCCGAGGCGTTCGCGGCCGGCCTCCCCCAGGTCGCCGCGCAGCTGCACGCCGCCGACCCCGAGCTGTACCCGAAGACGATCTGGGCGGACTGGCTGTGCGGGGACCACAAGCCGCTCCACCGGCGGCGTCTGCTGGGCGAGTTCGCGGCCGGGATCGCCACGGACGGCACTGTGGTGGAGAAGTGCTTCCTGTGCTCGGTGAAGGTCTTGGGCGAGGGCGTCGACACCAAGCACTGCGACTCGGTGTACTGGGCGGACGTGCGCGGCTCGATGCCGGACCTGGTCCAGGCCGTGGGCCGGGCACTGCGGACGCAGCCCGGCGAGGGCAAGACGGCCTCGCTCGTGGTGCCGGTACTGCTCGGGCCGGGCGAGACAGCGGACAACATGCTCACCTCCCGGGCGTACGGCGGGCTGGCCAAGCTCCTGGAAGCGCTGCGGGCCCACGACGCGCGGATCGTGGAGAGCCTCGCGGAGCAGCAGGCCCCAAGCCGCTACAAGCCCGTAGCCAAGGACGAGAACGGGAAGAGCACGGACGGGAGCGGCAAAGGCTCCGGAGGCGTGAGTGCCCCCGCCAAGGCCCTGCTGAAGTTCTCCACGCCCCGCGACCCGGCCGCCCTCGCGGCGTTCATCAACTTGCGCGTCGTCAACCCGGAACACGCGCACTGGCGGCGCGGTGTGGAGGCCGCCGTCATCTACGCCCGCGAGCACGGCGACCTGCGGGTGCCGTTCACGTTCCGGGTGCCTGCCGTCGACGATCAGGAGGCGGAGGGCGAGGGGTGGCCGGTCTCGCTCGCCGGGTTCCCGCTGGGGCAGTGGACCGCCGATGCGCGGCGGTTCTACGCCCGCGGGGACATGGACGAGGACCGCATCGTCCAGTTGGAGAAGCTCGGCATGGTCTGGTCCCACTTCGACGTCGCGTGGGAAGAAGGTCTGTCCGCCGCGCGCGGGTGGGCCGCCGAACACGGCCACCTCCTGGCCCCGCTGGACGCCACGTTCCAGGGCGCGAAGGTGGGCATCTTCCTGAAGAACGCGCGGGCCGCCGCCCGGAAGGCTGCCGAGAACGAGCAGCGGCGGGCGGAGGGCCTGGCGGTTCAGTCGTCGGCCGGGGCGCTGTCGGACTCCCGGCGCGAGCAGTTGGAGGAGATCGACGCGTCCTGGTGCCCGACGTGGCCGGTGACGTGGCAGCGGTGCTTCCACCTGGTGCGGATGCACCTGGACGCCGGTGGGACGCTGCCCACCGGGGCGGGTGAGGTCCTGCGCCAGGGCGAGGATCTGGGCCGGTGGGTGACATCGGTGCGCTATGGGTGGGATCAGCTCACGACCGTGCAGCAGTGGATGTGCGAGCAGGTCCTCGGGATTACACCCGCAACCGAGGAGGAGAAGCCGAAGCCGCGACCGACGCAGGCCGACAAGTGGACCGCCAACCTCGCGGCCGCCCAGCAGTTCTACGAGCGCGAGGGACACCTCCAGGTGCCCCGCAAGCATGTCGAGACCGTGCTCTCCGAAGACGGCTGGGAACTCCAGTTCCGTCTGGGGGCATGGGTCAGCAACCAGCGGAGCCGGGTCGCCACGCTCACCCCGGAACGGATGGAACAGCTGTCCACGATCGGGATGCGGTGGTCCTGACGATCGCCGTCATCAACAGCCACGATCGCAAGGAGAACTGATGCACATCACCCCCACCGACGTGGCGCGCGGAGCGATCGGCCGGCAGGCCGAAGGGCTGGACGTGGAAGGAGCGCGGGCCAAGCGGGACGGATTGGTGCGGTTGATCGATCGGCAGCGGACGCCCGGCACACCGGAGCACGCGGACCTGCGGCGGCAGAACCCACTGATCGGCGGCTTCGAGCAGGACGACTGCTTCAGCGACTCCGTCGCCGATCGGGTGGCCCAGCACTTCGAGACGATGGACGCCAAGGTCAGCGAGTGGGATCGGGTCATCGCCCTGCTGGAGGAAACCGGCGGTGCGTACGCGGCCGCGCAGGATGCCGTGCAGACCGCCTGGGCAGCCGACTACGAAGAGCGCCGGACCACAGCCGTGGGTCGGCACCGGCAGCAGCTGGCTGAACGGCGGGCGTCCGAGCAGGACCGGCTGCACGGCATGCCGGTGCACCTCGGGGCGGACACCGCCGCAGCCGCCCGCCACCTCGCCCAGCGCATGGGCGCCATCCCCGAACACCTGGCAGCCGAAGTACTCCATGCGGTCCTCGCCGGTGCCGCCGTCCGGGCCGACGGCACACTTGCACTGCCCGCCGTGTCAGTCATGCCCCGTCAGCAGCTGGTATCCCCCGCCTCGGAGAAGACGCCGGTGAAGCCCCCAGCCCCGTCCTCGGTGCCAGCGCTGGAGGCGAAGGACATCCTGGCAGCGGCGGAACGGTTCCCGTGGGCCCTGGCCGCGCAGGGGACACGTCACTGGCCGGACGGAGAGTTCCTGGACGTCGCGCTGAGAACGGTGCGCACCCAGGAACACGACGGGTACATCGAGCGCCTGGACATGTTCATCGAGCAGCACCGCCGCCGCCTGGAGGAGCTGCTTCGGGCGTACGGGCCGGGCAGCAGGCCCGCCTCGCACGGCCGGTACACGCTGATCGGACAGCCCGAGACCCTGGTCATCCTGGAGCGGATGGAGACCAACCCGTTCGCTCTGCGCGGCCAGTGGGAGAAGGAAGAGGAGACCGTGCTGCTGGACGACCTTGAGTTCGCGTGGGGCCGCGCATCCGCCTCAGCCGGTGAGCAGCCGGGAAACAGCAGCGGGGCCAGGCAGGTAGGCCGCACGCCGTGCCTACCCGTGCACCGCGGATCGAGCCTGTGATCAGAGAGCGTCAGGGTCGGCGGCCCGGGAGAGCGCGCGTGCCGCCTGGGTCAGCGCGGCCTGGGTGAATTGGCGTGTCTCGCTGGATAGTGGCGCCGTTGTCCTGGGCACGACGCACAACAGTGGCTGAAGAGGAGTGAACAGTGAGCTACGGCGGAGGCGGCCCAGACTGGGCAATGATCGGTGCGAAGCGACGGGCAGAGCAAGAGGCTTCAAGTGCTCGGTCGGACGCGGGGCAGTGGAGGGCACGAGCAGAGGCGTTGGCCACCCATATCTACGAAACGGCTGATCGAATCTGCCCTGCGCACATTGCGGGCGACTGCCAGTGCCGACGGTGCTGGGAGCACCGCGTTGCCAAGATCTTCGGCATGGGTGCCGCAGGTAGGTCGGGACCCACCACCGGCGCAGGTCCTACGGACCCGTTCTGGAATCTCATCAACAAGATTTCGCGGGAAGCCGAGGAACGCCGTTAGACAACCCTGGGGCGCCGGCTGTCGCCCTGCGGGTGTCACGGCATGTGGCTTCCGGTCCGGGGGCGTGTTCGGACGTCACCCGGACAGCGGAGCGTCGTTTATCCGCTACAAGCACCGCGCGGGGAGCGCGATGGAGTCTGCGGGAGGCATCTGGTGGTCACGCTCAACGTCGAGTGCGAGCTGTTCGAAGTCGACGGGGTGGTGCATGAGTTGCGGTTCGGCGCCCCAATGGCCGCGCTGACCGGGGAGACCCGTTCGGGCAAGAGCACCGTGCTGGAGGTCTTGGGGTGGACGCTGGGGGTGGACGGCGCGAAGCTGATGTCGGCTGCGGCGGCGTGCAGCCGCGTCGGGTTCGTTGCCCGCATCGGGGGGTCACGGTGGCGGATCACCCGCAGCACGGTGGACCGCTCACAGGACGTGAGTTTCACCCACAGCACGCTAGGCACGGAGGAACATCACCCGGTCAAGCGCAGCGAGGCCCGCAGGTCTGCGGCTGACGTTTTCCAGGATCTCCTCGGGATTCCCAGGCTGGGTGCGGGGCGTACGCGCGTCACCCTGGATCTGCTGATGCCGTGGTTCTACGCACGCCAGCGGGACCTCCCCAACGACTACCTCGGCGGGCAGAGCAAGGAGCAGCGCAGTGCGGTGGGGCGGG includes:
- a CDS encoding DEAD/DEAH box helicase — translated: MSSTDRVDQREAAQREAIDAVVRALELPARSLVPERGLRTQVIMATGSGKTRVAVRSAEELHAGRVLVLVPSLDLLAQTESAWREGGRRGPMIGVSSLRGEEVSFPNTTDVDELVEWTRGLDKVTVYATYASLGLGTLERAHAGGLAAWDLIVVDEAHRVSGRIGKPWAVVHDNQKIPSLRRLYMTATPRLWQLGDEDQDGAPGELVASMEDDPDGSFGSRAFTLTLSEAIDRGICAPYQVVCVDVTDTALQAAQLLGAEGRSAEVRGARLAALQTALVKASSEEGFRRTLVFHHMVKEAEAFAAGLPQVAAQLHAADPELYPKTIWADWLCGDHKPLHRRRLLGEFAAGIATDGTVVEKCFLCSVKVLGEGVDTKHCDSVYWADVRGSMPDLVQAVGRALRTQPGEGKTASLVVPVLLGPGETADNMLTSRAYGGLAKLLEALRAHDARIVESLAEQQAPSRYKPVAKDENGKSTDGSGKGSGGVSAPAKALLKFSTPRDPAALAAFINLRVVNPEHAHWRRGVEAAVIYAREHGDLRVPFTFRVPAVDDQEAEGEGWPVSLAGFPLGQWTADARRFYARGDMDEDRIVQLEKLGMVWSHFDVAWEEGLSAARGWAAEHGHLLAPLDATFQGAKVGIFLKNARAAARKAAENEQRRAEGLAVQSSAGALSDSRREQLEEIDASWCPTWPVTWQRCFHLVRMHLDAGGTLPTGAGEVLRQGEDLGRWVTSVRYGWDQLTTVQQWMCEQVLGITPATEEEKPKPRPTQADKWTANLAAAQQFYEREGHLQVPRKHVETVLSEDGWELQFRLGAWVSNQRSRVATLTPERMEQLSTIGMRWS